The proteins below are encoded in one region of Haloterrigena turkmenica DSM 5511:
- a CDS encoding DUF7542 family protein, translating to MDEDSVVLECRDCAFRESFANLGSARVALNDHESKTDHDADWQIKRVAAGVERAGADAGVCGEPDCANSDSPLLDWRRLDGEP from the coding sequence ATGGACGAGGACAGCGTCGTACTCGAGTGTCGCGACTGCGCGTTCCGCGAGTCGTTTGCGAATCTGGGCAGTGCCCGCGTCGCGCTCAACGATCACGAATCGAAGACGGACCACGACGCCGACTGGCAGATCAAGCGCGTCGCCGCCGGCGTCGAACGGGCGGGTGCCGACGCGGGCGTCTGCGGCGAGCCCGACTGTGCGAATTCGGACTCGCCACTGCTCGACTGGCGCCGACTCGACGGTGAGCCGTGA
- a CDS encoding RNA-guided endonuclease InsQ/TnpB family protein: MAIEVTRTYVGLIQNQRQVCEDLDSLGDSASKIWNVARWTADRIWDETGEIPDEGTLKACMKNQPCWKDLNAQSSQKVIEELSDAFQSWFDLRQTDDEANPPGYRKHGDNRPRSTVTFKADGFKHDPENNRVRLSKGSNLKENWSDFILCEYQIRSDVDLSEVTRVQNVRAVWNGDEWELHFVCKVEVETSDSAGDGVAGIDLGITNIATVAFPDEYVLYPGNSIKEDKHYFTRVEYDTEGENGPSETSIWARRKLAEREIHFYHVLTDTIITECIERGVGTLAVSWPEDVRDSDWGKTGNKKLHSWAFDRIYQYLAYKGEIRGVEVLKENEWDSSKTCSRCGDETASNRVERGLYVCSSCELVANADCNGAENMRQKITPSPHGEDRSNGCVAQPSTYLFDRESGTFRTREQVVS, from the coding sequence ATGGCCATCGAGGTCACTCGCACTTACGTTGGTCTCATCCAGAACCAGCGACAAGTCTGTGAGGACCTCGATTCGCTCGGAGACTCCGCCTCGAAAATCTGGAATGTTGCACGCTGGACAGCCGATCGCATCTGGGATGAAACCGGTGAAATTCCCGATGAAGGAACGCTGAAAGCGTGCATGAAGAACCAACCGTGCTGGAAAGATCTGAACGCACAATCCAGCCAGAAAGTCATCGAAGAACTTTCTGACGCTTTTCAGTCGTGGTTCGACTTGCGACAGACAGACGACGAGGCGAATCCGCCTGGCTACCGTAAACACGGCGATAACCGACCACGCAGCACGGTCACGTTCAAAGCAGACGGTTTCAAACACGATCCCGAGAACAATCGTGTCCGGCTGTCGAAGGGGTCAAACCTGAAAGAGAACTGGTCGGACTTCATCCTCTGCGAGTACCAAATCCGGTCAGATGTTGATCTCTCAGAAGTTACCCGCGTACAGAACGTTCGTGCCGTCTGGAACGGCGATGAATGGGAATTGCACTTCGTCTGTAAAGTCGAGGTTGAAACCAGTGACTCTGCGGGTGACGGCGTAGCGGGTATCGACCTTGGCATCACGAACATTGCTACGGTCGCATTCCCTGACGAGTACGTCCTGTACCCTGGCAACTCGATCAAAGAGGACAAGCACTACTTCACTCGAGTAGAGTACGACACCGAAGGCGAGAACGGCCCGTCCGAGACGTCGATATGGGCGCGTCGAAAACTCGCAGAACGGGAAATCCATTTCTACCACGTCCTCACGGACACCATCATCACCGAATGCATCGAACGCGGTGTTGGAACGCTGGCGGTGAGTTGGCCTGAAGACGTCCGTGACTCGGACTGGGGCAAAACTGGAAACAAGAAGTTGCACTCGTGGGCGTTCGACCGTATCTACCAGTATCTCGCGTACAAAGGCGAGATACGTGGCGTTGAGGTGCTGAAAGAAAACGAGTGGGACTCCTCGAAGACGTGCTCACGATGTGGCGACGAGACGGCGTCGAACCGTGTAGAGCGTGGCTTGTACGTCTGTTCATCGTGCGAGCTGGTGGCTAACGCCGACTGCAACGGGGCGGAGAATATGCGCCAGAAGATAACTCCGAGTCCTCACGGTGAGGATAGGAGTAACGGCTGTGTGGCACAGCCATCGACATACCTGTTCGACCGCGAGAGCGGGACGTTTCGCACGAGAGAACAGGTCGTGTCGTAA
- a CDS encoding nucleoside deaminase, which yields MPEPTFDEFDHEAHMRRAFELAREAIDRGDRPFGTVLVRDDTVIMADSNRVVTEDDIRRHPELHLAYRACRELDPDERAETVMYTSTEPCPMCAGGMISAGFGRVVYSVGSDELPAFTDSEPAVRSAEILDGVSDVTGPVLNEEGRQLHRDFDW from the coding sequence ATGCCCGAACCGACCTTCGATGAGTTCGACCACGAGGCGCACATGCGCCGTGCCTTCGAACTCGCTCGCGAGGCCATCGATCGCGGTGACCGGCCGTTCGGAACGGTGCTCGTCCGAGACGATACGGTCATCATGGCCGACTCGAATCGCGTGGTCACGGAGGACGACATTCGCCGCCATCCGGAGCTCCACCTCGCGTATCGGGCGTGTCGAGAACTCGACCCTGACGAACGCGCCGAGACGGTCATGTACACGAGCACGGAGCCGTGTCCGATGTGTGCCGGCGGGATGATCAGCGCCGGGTTCGGACGGGTCGTCTACAGCGTGGGCAGCGACGAACTCCCGGCCTTCACCGACAGCGAACCGGCGGTCCGGTCGGCAGAGATCCTCGACGGCGTCAGCGATGTTACCGGCCCCGTCCTGAACGAGGAGGGCCGCCAGCTCCACCGCGATTTCGACTGGTAA
- a CDS encoding universal stress protein has translation MTIVASVDDEERSKTVVKEAATLADRFDEPLHVLSVYEESEHNHRLNEKIDVDQKATDEDRKEIARTVAERASEGISREHEVIGRTGNPAEEILEYATEVDSRYLVLGGRKRSPVGKALFGSVTQSILLDADRPVVAVMDSN, from the coding sequence ATGACGATTGTTGCTTCAGTTGATGACGAGGAGAGATCGAAAACAGTAGTGAAGGAAGCGGCGACGTTAGCCGATCGCTTTGACGAACCGCTTCACGTCCTGTCCGTGTATGAAGAGTCGGAGCACAATCATCGCCTCAACGAGAAAATCGACGTCGATCAAAAGGCGACGGATGAGGACAGAAAAGAAATCGCTCGAACGGTCGCCGAACGGGCTTCCGAGGGGATTTCGCGGGAGCACGAAGTGATCGGACGGACGGGGAATCCAGCCGAAGAAATCCTGGAGTATGCAACCGAAGTAGATTCCCGATATCTCGTTCTGGGAGGACGGAAACGATCGCCAGTTGGCAAGGCGCTATTCGGAAGCGTCACCCAATCGATCCTTCTGGACGCGGACCGACCGGTAGTCGCGGTAATGGACAGCAACTGA
- a CDS encoding zinc ribbon domain-containing protein, producing MVRPVSQKRPWLAALLAAILTGFGHLYLRRWRRALGWFAASVAVSALFVDPAAVESLLAGTATLETMLAVSPMYVVIGLSAVDAYLLARAQNAQRRPPTTTDAAAINAETADDGTIACPHCGNELDPDLEFCHWCTRAVDVDGSGDRLEGSTDR from the coding sequence ATGGTTCGACCAGTATCGCAGAAACGGCCGTGGCTCGCAGCGCTGCTGGCGGCAATCCTCACCGGATTCGGTCACCTGTATCTTCGGCGCTGGCGTCGCGCGCTCGGCTGGTTCGCCGCGTCAGTCGCCGTGTCCGCCCTGTTCGTCGACCCGGCGGCGGTCGAGTCGCTGCTAGCCGGGACTGCGACCCTCGAGACGATGCTGGCGGTGTCGCCGATGTACGTCGTCATCGGGTTGAGCGCCGTCGACGCGTATCTGCTCGCTCGCGCCCAGAACGCGCAGCGTCGCCCGCCAACGACGACCGACGCGGCGGCGATCAACGCAGAGACGGCCGACGACGGCACGATTGCCTGTCCCCACTGTGGCAACGAACTCGATCCGGACCTCGAGTTCTGTCACTGGTGTACGAGAGCGGTCGACGTCGACGGCAGTGGCGACAGACTCGAGGGATCGACCGATCGATAG
- a CDS encoding GDSL-type esterase/lipase family protein codes for MAPNDEGLSQEGFEDETLRLMIRTSVGGNGVRIRLSNTFGDEPVTFDRASVGIRAEPGSAAIEPRTLRQLTFGGDDDVTITAGGRVLSDPVDLHVEPEQELAVNLYAAAPTGPTTFHHLETKTSFVAESGDHTGETGADAFTTEISRWFYLDGVEVVSPETSGAIVCLGDSITDGFESTYDANATYLDFLAERINESGSLQKSVLNAGISANRVLSRGAGENALARFDRDVFAQTGVTDVHLLDGINDIGAGTGDGSETVTAEELIDGYL; via the coding sequence ATGGCACCGAACGACGAGGGCCTCTCTCAGGAGGGCTTCGAGGACGAGACGCTCCGACTGATGATCCGGACGAGCGTCGGTGGGAACGGTGTCCGTATCCGCCTGTCCAACACGTTCGGTGACGAACCGGTCACGTTCGACCGGGCGTCCGTGGGGATACGGGCCGAGCCCGGTAGCGCTGCGATCGAACCGAGGACGCTTCGGCAACTGACGTTCGGCGGTGATGACGACGTGACGATCACGGCCGGGGGTCGCGTCTTGAGCGACCCGGTGGATCTGCACGTCGAGCCGGAGCAGGAGCTGGCGGTCAACCTCTACGCGGCGGCGCCGACGGGCCCGACGACCTTTCACCACCTCGAGACCAAGACGTCCTTCGTCGCGGAGAGCGGCGACCACACGGGCGAAACCGGCGCAGACGCGTTCACGACGGAAATCTCTCGGTGGTTCTACCTCGACGGGGTAGAGGTGGTCTCACCGGAAACGAGCGGCGCGATCGTCTGCCTGGGCGACTCGATCACCGACGGCTTCGAATCGACGTACGACGCCAACGCGACCTATCTCGACTTCCTCGCCGAGCGAATCAACGAGAGCGGGAGTCTACAGAAATCGGTGCTGAACGCCGGTATTTCCGCCAACCGCGTACTCAGCAGGGGTGCCGGCGAAAACGCTCTCGCCCGGTTCGATCGAGACGTCTTCGCTCAGACGGGCGTAACCGACGTGCACCTGTTGGATGGGATCAACGATATCGGGGCCGGAACGGGCGACGGATCCGAAACCGTGACCGCCGAGGAACTAATCGACGGCTATCTTTAA
- a CDS encoding AAA domain-containing protein, with protein sequence MSLLFESAIGDFDLSTATLYPPADGDLEATRDEPVPIDGIVEYASHHDRLDHPEKDDWIVIPLHESDSAALTGEYIAFTDHALHGEIFVYDGGDDYESIDRDAFVESTLAGRVRFWHSDYAPDDPPSYFDSPIAEREPPRQPLSDDDAASFFDELESFVRAEMEAQRDVNREKAAGSTPEELHRRGFGAIPSLSSLGHPEDGIYRFRIDDDDGDDRSQDRYRYVQREFGIFEGNEVRLVPPSAEHAPEAFPIAATVDSIEGRTVRLAVDWHAIEDRSTVGGYLRQKRRGFAMTLLLNPVPYDRELEAIARVRERDDHRALLTGETAVTFGDTAGVKSSQQDVELNQEQELAVSCALLADHLFCIHGPPGTGKTRTLVEVVRRSVEAGDDVLVCADSNQAVDNLVAGSSTAATADERSLHAYAQHGADEFVLRRVNAGNSSNDVVSERYATCDGRADVVAATNSSAATLDREFDVLVLDEATQATCTASCIPLARANKVVLAGDHKQLPPFSATEDPPESAAGMSLFEHLYADGGVYEGVGVQLRTQYRMHRDIAWFSNRRFYDRALRQGRDVTSLEDQPALVGYDVGGSEETIDHSKRNDAEARLVAHVVDELRTEAGLEASDIGVITPYTAQVDAVRTKLTTRLERGREVTVDTIDSFQGSEKVAIVISLVRSNADGEVGFLDRPLDGPRRLNVAMTRAERFCAIVGDWYTLRGPRDGTRSGTDLYDDLHSFLESTGRLRQVEPEFIPAPE encoded by the coding sequence ATGTCCCTCCTCTTCGAGAGCGCGATCGGCGACTTCGATCTCTCGACTGCGACGCTCTATCCGCCGGCGGACGGTGACCTCGAGGCGACGCGTGACGAGCCCGTCCCGATCGACGGCATCGTCGAGTACGCGAGCCACCACGACCGACTCGACCATCCCGAAAAGGACGACTGGATCGTGATTCCGCTTCACGAATCCGACAGCGCCGCGCTGACGGGCGAGTATATCGCTTTTACCGATCACGCGCTCCACGGCGAGATCTTCGTCTACGACGGCGGTGACGACTACGAGTCGATCGACCGGGACGCCTTCGTCGAGTCGACGCTGGCCGGACGAGTGCGGTTCTGGCACTCCGATTACGCGCCCGACGATCCGCCGTCGTACTTCGACTCGCCGATCGCCGAACGCGAGCCCCCTCGACAGCCGCTCTCCGACGACGACGCGGCCTCCTTCTTCGACGAACTCGAGTCGTTCGTCCGAGCGGAGATGGAAGCCCAACGCGACGTGAACAGAGAGAAGGCGGCCGGTTCGACGCCCGAAGAACTCCACAGGCGAGGGTTCGGCGCCATTCCCTCGCTCTCGTCGCTGGGCCACCCGGAAGACGGGATCTATCGGTTCAGGATCGACGACGACGACGGCGACGATCGGTCGCAGGACCGGTATCGGTACGTCCAGCGCGAGTTCGGCATCTTCGAGGGGAACGAGGTCCGACTCGTTCCCCCGAGCGCGGAGCACGCGCCCGAGGCGTTCCCGATCGCGGCGACGGTCGATTCGATCGAGGGACGGACCGTGAGACTGGCCGTCGACTGGCACGCCATCGAGGATCGGTCGACCGTCGGCGGCTACCTCCGACAGAAGCGACGCGGATTCGCAATGACCCTGCTGTTGAATCCCGTTCCCTACGACCGCGAACTCGAGGCGATCGCGCGCGTTCGTGAGCGCGACGATCACCGCGCGCTCCTGACGGGGGAGACGGCGGTCACCTTCGGCGACACCGCCGGGGTCAAGAGCAGCCAGCAGGACGTCGAACTGAACCAGGAACAGGAGCTCGCGGTCTCCTGTGCGCTCCTCGCCGACCACCTGTTTTGCATCCACGGACCGCCGGGCACCGGGAAGACGCGAACGCTCGTCGAGGTCGTCAGGCGCTCCGTCGAGGCCGGTGACGACGTCCTCGTCTGCGCCGACTCGAACCAGGCGGTCGACAACCTCGTCGCCGGCTCGAGCACGGCGGCGACGGCCGACGAACGGTCGCTCCATGCCTACGCACAGCACGGCGCCGACGAGTTCGTCCTCCGACGGGTCAACGCCGGCAACTCGTCGAACGACGTGGTCAGCGAACGGTACGCGACCTGCGACGGCCGCGCCGACGTCGTCGCCGCGACGAACAGCAGCGCGGCCACCCTCGACCGGGAGTTCGACGTGCTCGTCCTCGACGAGGCGACCCAGGCGACGTGTACCGCCTCCTGTATCCCGCTGGCGAGGGCGAACAAGGTCGTCCTCGCGGGGGATCACAAGCAGCTGCCACCGTTCAGCGCGACCGAGGACCCGCCGGAGTCGGCGGCAGGGATGTCGCTGTTCGAGCACCTCTACGCCGACGGCGGCGTCTACGAGGGCGTCGGCGTCCAGCTGCGGACGCAGTACCGCATGCACCGCGATATCGCCTGGTTCTCGAATCGGCGCTTCTACGACCGGGCGCTGCGACAGGGCCGAGACGTCACGTCGCTCGAGGACCAGCCGGCGCTCGTCGGCTACGATGTCGGCGGCAGCGAGGAGACGATCGATCACTCGAAGCGCAACGACGCGGAGGCCCGCCTCGTCGCGCACGTCGTCGACGAACTCCGAACCGAGGCCGGCCTCGAGGCCTCCGATATCGGCGTCATCACCCCGTACACGGCGCAGGTCGATGCGGTTCGGACGAAGCTGACTACTCGACTCGAGCGCGGCCGCGAGGTCACCGTAGACACGATCGATTCCTTCCAGGGCAGCGAGAAGGTCGCGATCGTGATCTCGCTGGTTCGGAGCAACGCCGACGGTGAGGTCGGCTTCCTCGACCGTCCGCTCGACGGTCCGCGACGGTTGAACGTGGCGATGACCCGCGCCGAGCGATTCTGCGCGATCGTCGGCGACTGGTACACGTTGCGGGGCCCGCGAGACGGCACCCGCAGTGGGACCGATCTCTACGATGACCTCCACTCGTTCCTCGAGAGCACCGGTCGGTTGCGACAGGTCGAACCGGAGTTCATCCCGGCCCCCGAGTGA
- a CDS encoding class I SAM-dependent methyltransferase, whose amino-acid sequence MGYHTFDAGRADQLERAGRRYRFLSAEELLWSLSLSPDDTVADLGSGTGFFTDDVAPHAGEVHAVDVQEAMHEYYREKGVPENVALVTSDVSDLPFDDDALDAAFSTMTYHEFASDDALAEIRRVLAPDGRLVVVDWASTGSGEDGPPVDERYSADEAATALRDAGFDIEHEAVRPETFLLIATLE is encoded by the coding sequence GTGGGCTACCACACGTTCGACGCCGGGCGGGCGGATCAGCTAGAACGGGCCGGACGGCGATACCGATTCCTCTCGGCCGAGGAACTGCTGTGGTCGCTCTCGCTGTCGCCGGACGATACCGTCGCCGACCTCGGCAGCGGCACCGGCTTCTTCACCGACGACGTCGCACCCCACGCCGGGGAGGTCCACGCGGTCGACGTTCAGGAGGCGATGCACGAGTATTATCGGGAAAAGGGCGTCCCGGAGAACGTCGCCCTCGTGACCAGCGACGTGAGCGACCTCCCGTTCGACGACGACGCGCTCGACGCCGCGTTCTCGACGATGACCTACCACGAGTTCGCGAGCGACGACGCGCTCGCGGAGATTCGACGAGTCCTCGCGCCCGACGGCCGACTCGTCGTCGTCGACTGGGCGTCGACCGGCTCCGGCGAGGATGGTCCGCCGGTCGACGAGCGATACAGCGCCGACGAGGCGGCGACCGCCCTCCGCGACGCCGGATTCGATATCGAACACGAGGCCGTCCGCCCGGAAACGTTCCTCTTGATCGCGACGCTCGAGTGA
- a CDS encoding ATP-binding protein yields the protein MSRGGQRSITDVIGDVTRALVPTNTEPEMRRRVCEAFVSSEVYSVSWIGRYLPERDDVIPNASAGIAEQTLEDVSIAAESPRAELTTEAVRTRELTVRRDLVDDPPCEEWRNHALEHDYRTCAAIPLVYEETLYGVLQLATDRPHGFGTSEREALTELGVTIAYALDDAESPANTDRDEREGAAEEMTEVPIESEQKRRLYETIISSTPDLVYAFDLDYRFIFANDALLEMWGQTYDESIGNTLRENGYEPWHAEMHEREIDRVVETKEPIRGEVAFEHVERGRRIYDYIFAPVLDDEGEVEIIAGTTRDITERKEAEEALQKSKERFRALVTASSDVVYRMSPDWSEMHELEGKEFIADTQESTSDWLDKYIHPDDQERVTAAIDEAIRSKSTFELEHQVEQVDGSLGWTFSRAVPMLDEDGDIVEWIGMASDITERKAYERELEQTNAQLKRSNRELKRFAHAASHDLQEPLRMVSSYLQLLEQRYGDDLDADATEFIEFAVDGADRMRAMVDALLEYSQVSTRENDFETVDCEAVLEQATENLQMAIEEREASITSDELPTVSGDERQLIQLFQNLLDNAITYAGDAPPTVHVSAERGDGEWLFSVRDNGIGIDPEETDDIFAVFNRLHAPDEYGGTGIGLAICKRIVTIHDGRIWVESEPGEGTTFFFTIPDSTGEGTT from the coding sequence ATGAGTCGTGGTGGGCAACGATCTATAACTGATGTGATCGGTGACGTCACCCGAGCGTTGGTTCCGACCAACACCGAACCCGAGATGCGTCGCCGCGTTTGCGAGGCGTTCGTTTCATCGGAGGTGTACTCAGTTTCGTGGATCGGCCGCTATCTGCCGGAGCGAGACGACGTGATTCCGAACGCCTCCGCCGGGATTGCGGAGCAGACGCTCGAGGACGTCTCCATCGCTGCGGAGTCGCCTCGAGCGGAGCTGACGACTGAAGCGGTGCGCACGCGGGAGCTGACGGTCCGACGGGACCTCGTCGACGACCCGCCTTGTGAGGAGTGGCGCAACCACGCCCTCGAGCACGACTACCGAACGTGTGCGGCGATCCCGCTCGTTTACGAGGAGACGCTGTACGGCGTCTTGCAGCTGGCTACCGACCGGCCGCACGGATTCGGGACGTCCGAGCGAGAAGCGCTTACGGAGCTGGGCGTCACGATCGCCTACGCCCTCGACGATGCGGAGTCGCCCGCGAATACTGACCGCGACGAGCGCGAGGGAGCGGCGGAAGAGATGACGGAGGTGCCCATCGAGTCCGAGCAGAAACGACGGCTCTACGAGACCATCATCTCCAGTACGCCCGACCTCGTCTACGCCTTCGACCTCGACTACCGCTTCATCTTCGCCAACGACGCGCTGCTGGAGATGTGGGGTCAAACCTACGACGAGTCCATCGGCAACACCTTGCGAGAAAACGGCTACGAGCCGTGGCACGCGGAGATGCACGAACGCGAGATCGACCGGGTCGTGGAGACGAAAGAGCCCATCCGCGGCGAAGTCGCGTTCGAACACGTCGAACGCGGCCGCCGGATCTACGACTACATCTTCGCACCGGTACTCGACGACGAGGGCGAGGTCGAAATCATCGCCGGGACGACGCGCGATATCACCGAGCGCAAGGAGGCCGAGGAGGCGCTTCAGAAGAGCAAGGAGCGATTCAGAGCGTTGGTCACTGCGAGTTCGGACGTCGTCTATCGCATGAGTCCGGACTGGAGCGAAATGCACGAACTCGAGGGCAAGGAATTCATCGCCGATACGCAGGAATCGACCAGCGACTGGCTCGACAAATACATCCATCCGGACGATCAGGAACGCGTCACGGCGGCCATCGACGAAGCCATCCGGTCCAAGAGCACCTTCGAACTGGAACACCAGGTAGAGCAGGTCGACGGCAGCCTGGGCTGGACGTTCTCGCGTGCGGTGCCAATGTTGGACGAGGACGGCGACATCGTCGAGTGGATCGGGATGGCGAGCGACATCACCGAACGCAAGGCGTACGAGCGGGAACTCGAACAAACCAACGCGCAACTGAAACGCTCGAACCGAGAACTCAAGCGATTCGCCCACGCCGCCTCCCACGACCTCCAGGAGCCGTTACGGATGGTCTCGAGCTATCTCCAGCTACTCGAACAGCGGTACGGAGACGACCTCGATGCCGACGCGACGGAGTTCATCGAGTTCGCCGTCGACGGCGCGGATCGCATGCGGGCGATGGTCGACGCGCTGCTCGAGTATTCGCAGGTGAGCACCCGTGAGAACGACTTCGAGACGGTCGACTGCGAGGCGGTCCTCGAGCAGGCGACGGAGAATCTCCAGATGGCGATCGAGGAACGCGAGGCCTCCATCACGTCGGACGAACTGCCCACTGTGAGCGGCGACGAACGCCAACTGATTCAACTCTTCCAGAACCTCCTCGATAACGCCATCACGTACGCGGGCGATGCGCCGCCGACCGTCCACGTCTCCGCCGAGCGAGGGGACGGCGAGTGGCTGTTTTCGGTCCGCGACAACGGGATCGGGATCGACCCGGAGGAAACGGACGACATCTTCGCGGTATTCAACCGCCTGCACGCTCCCGACGAGTACGGGGGAACGGGTATCGGTCTCGCTATCTGCAAGCGCATCGTGACGATTCACGACGGCCGTATCTGGGTCGAGTCCGAACCCGGCGAGGGAACGACGTTCTTCTTCACCATTCCTGATAGTACTGGAGAAGGGACGACGTAG
- a CDS encoding HdeD family acid-resistance protein encodes MSTVTADAETSALETEWKTLAIAGGIVAILGILAAALPFVTGIAMTYLVGSLLVLGGFVHGSRAVAARGQTGTLWQLTLAAVSVLGGIAALVNPIVGLLTLTLLVIAYLFADAVVELGTALRMGRDSGRGWIAASGALSLVLAVLLLAGFPADAVWVVGLAVGVNLFVTGLSMIAVAYGGRRLAHDVTPPAGESRSA; translated from the coding sequence ATGAGTACAGTAACTGCGGACGCTGAAACGAGCGCGCTCGAGACGGAATGGAAGACGCTGGCGATCGCGGGCGGGATCGTCGCGATACTCGGCATCCTCGCCGCGGCGCTCCCGTTCGTGACCGGCATCGCGATGACGTACCTCGTTGGATCGCTCCTGGTGCTCGGCGGGTTCGTTCACGGGAGTCGCGCCGTCGCTGCGCGCGGACAGACCGGAACGCTCTGGCAGTTGACGCTCGCCGCGGTCTCGGTTCTGGGCGGTATCGCGGCGCTCGTGAACCCGATCGTCGGCCTGCTGACGCTCACGCTCCTGGTCATCGCGTACCTGTTCGCCGACGCCGTCGTCGAACTCGGAACGGCCCTCCGCATGGGACGCGACTCGGGCCGGGGATGGATCGCCGCCAGCGGCGCGCTCTCGCTCGTCCTGGCCGTCCTTCTCTTGGCCGGGTTCCCCGCTGACGCCGTCTGGGTCGTCGGCCTCGCCGTCGGCGTGAACCTGTTCGTGACGGGACTCTCGATGATCGCCGTGGCGTACGGCGGCCGTCGCCTCGCTCACGACGTCACCCCGCCGGCGGGAGAATCCCGCAGCGCGTGA
- a CDS encoding plastocyanin/azurin family copper-binding protein, whose amino-acid sequence MLELTGVAASTAFLAGCGGGGGGNGGGNGGGNGGGGSDGFEIDPGTTVEFSGQTTEWEGLAPSSIEGESNPTLILQEGEDYTIGWTEGDGAEHNIEIWDENGEIVDDLSTEIVSEPDEEQMLEITASSEMAQYVCQPHSSNMVGDLQIGGGGGNGGNETEGNETGGNETGGNETGGNESGDNESSE is encoded by the coding sequence ATGCTCGAGTTGACTGGTGTCGCGGCATCGACAGCGTTCCTCGCAGGCTGTGGCGGTGGCGGCGGTGGTAACGGCGGTGGTAACGGTGGCGGTAACGGCGGCGGCGGTAGCGACGGTTTCGAGATCGATCCCGGGACGACCGTCGAGTTTAGCGGTCAGACGACCGAGTGGGAGGGGCTCGCTCCGTCGTCGATCGAGGGCGAATCGAACCCGACGCTGATTTTGCAGGAGGGTGAAGACTACACGATCGGGTGGACCGAGGGCGACGGTGCGGAACACAACATCGAGATTTGGGACGAAAATGGCGAAATCGTTGACGATCTGTCGACGGAGATCGTTAGCGAACCGGACGAAGAGCAGATGTTAGAGATCACGGCGAGCAGTGAGATGGCCCAGTACGTTTGCCAGCCCCACTCGTCGAACATGGTCGGCGATCTCCAGATCGGAGGTGGCGGTGGAAACGGCGGCAACGAGACCGAGGGTAACGAGACTGGTGGTAACGAGACCGGTGGTAACGAGACCGGCGGTAACGAGAGCGGCGACAACGAAAGCAGCGAGTAA